In Zingiber officinale cultivar Zhangliang chromosome 1A, Zo_v1.1, whole genome shotgun sequence, the DNA window atgtaagAGCTCCGGGCCTTCCTTGCAAGTACTCGGTCACGTTAACTTGCTACGGGTCTCCCCACGAGTATTCGGTCACCCTAACCTACTCCGAGCCTCCTtgcaacttcgttcaaggccaccccgCACGACATATGATCttgaccatgactctgataccatttgttgtgcccaaagaatgttcacatatctccacaatgacatgatattgtctattTTGGCCTAAATCCTCTTGGCTTTGCTCTTAGATTCTAACCAAAATATCTCatgtcaatgaagatatcttatatccttttaaactcatgatctttcccaaatcattccaatatgggactttgattgaatcccaacacaTCCccacaagtatccgatcaccttgacctgctttgaGCTCCCTGTAAACATCAAATCACCTTGAACTGCTCCGAACCTCCTTGCAACTTCGTTTAAGGCCACCATACATGACATCTAATCCTgaccatagctctgataccatttgttgtgcccaaaggatgttcacatatttccataatggtatgatattgtccactttggcctAAGTACTCttagttttgctcttgggttctaaCCAAAAAGTATTATGTCAATTGAGATATCTTATATCCTTTTAAATTCATGATCGTTCCTAAAtcttttcaatatgagactttgattAAATTCCAATACATCTCAAACTATCATATCTAGGCCTTTGAGGAGCCGATCAAAGCTTTGGGGGAGGAGGACTCCAAATGTGTGAAAAGTGATGTTATCAATTATGATGGTATATGGAATTATTCTTGAATACTTTGAGTCACCAGAGTCCTTTCCTTAAGCACCTAGCCTTAGTTAGGGATGACAACGGGACAGGTTCGGACTGGGTTTGGCCAATCCCAGAACTCGCTCCGTCAGAAAAAATAGACCCGAACTTAGATCCACCTCACCTAGTTTTTCAACCTGCCCCGAAACTCGACGGGTCCATAGCGGGTTGGACACCAACCCACtcaactaaaaaaaatacaattcaaTAATAAGTTATAATTGTatattttagattatataatatttatatatatatatatatacagtggCGGATCCAGGAATTCAATCATGGAGGGGCGACCGCAATCTTGAGTACGACGAATTTTTTTTGAACAGTTAATAATTctatgtaattaaaaaaatattttttaaataattaggcATACAGGAGGAAAAAGTACAATATTATGAAAAAAACTcatacaataatattaaaatatgaaaGCAGTCTACTAACGAATACGTGACAATTGCATTCTTTGAGACTCCATGTTCTGAAAACACTGTAAAATTGGCTCATTGTCGACAGTATTAAAAACATCTTTCTCGATATAGACTACTAAACTAtcattcatccattcatctccAATCCGGTTTCACAAATCTGTTTTGACAATATTCATTGCCGAAAACACTCTTTCAACGGTTGCAGTAGCAACTGGAAGAAGTAAGGCTAGCTCAATCATCCAATAAACCAAAGGAAACACACGGTTCTTCATTGTTTCAATCATTTTCTTTGCAAGAGCTCCTAAATCTGAAATGCCTTCAAACCGTTCATCTGATCTGACGTCATCAATATATGTTTCAAAATCTTGTTCAACCAACATACGCtcattccaagaaaaatcatccTCATAAAAATGAGTCAGACGCACTAACTTCTGTACATCAAATCTAGAGAACGAGTTCCTAGGatcaaggcatgacatataaatcaaCAAATCTGTAGTTGTTTCAGAGAAACAACTATCCATCTCCTGTAGAATAATATCGATAACCTACaatttaaaaaatcaaacaacaaaagtaaaaaattaataaatatgttactgtttaaaagaatttaattgatggtaaacaaaaaaagaattatgaaattacctcacaaaagatttcaacatggtagtagtgataaaaattaatatttttcccATCTCTCTTCAAACGATTACGGCTGTTGATGTTATCTGtcatattaattatttcaatggAATGAGTGTTACAAAATTTCTTCACATCCTCAAGTAAAATATCTCATCCAAAATCTCTCAACTTTTGCAATTTGCATTTCACATTATTGATCAAACGCATTGCAttcacaatattttgatatttctcTTATAGAACGGTTGACAAATGATTTGTGATTGCCAGTATACGTTTCATCAATAGTATAATAAACACAAATTCATACCTCTCCATTCTTTCAACCAAAGTTCTACTTAAACCCTTAGAAGAACGATCACCATCATCAATCAAATTTTGAAGAACCTCTATAACAGATGACCACATTTGTTCAATACAACATAAAGTTGAATGATGAGACCCCCATCGTGTATCTCCAGGTCTAGCTAGACTAGTTTCTTGGTTTAGTCCTCTACCAGAACTAATCTCTCCTCTTTCAAGAAGTTTAACTTTTCTGTCATGTTCAAATTGTCGAAGTTTGTCGACCCTTTTGCAAGATGATGCAGATATGTTCACAATCGAACCAACAATCCACATGAAATCACAAACATATTGATTTGCTTGAGCAACAACTACAACCACtagctggagttgatgagcaaaacaatgaacatacAATCCATACGGATTTTCTTTCATTATCAGTGACTTTAAGCCATTAAATTCTCCAGACATATTTGaagcaccatcatatccttgacccCTCAATCTCGCCACTGAAAAACCATACTTAGCAAATAAAGAGTCGATTGCCTCCTTCAAACAAGCAGCTGTAGTTGTTGCAACATGAACTACGGCCATAAATCATTCAATCACCTCTCCATATTTGTTCACATATCTAATAACAATTGCCATTTGCTCTTTCACTGAACAGTCACGAGCCTCATCAAGTAGTAAAGTGAACCACCTATCTCCAAGATCAGCTAGAATAGCATTCGTGGTCTCAACTGCACAAGCATTCACCAATTGCTTCTGAATTTTTGgggcaatcatttgattatttccaGGTGCATTCATTCCAACAACTGCCGCAACTTCTGGACACTCTGAGCTATACCATTTGagcaattctaaaaaatttcctcT includes these proteins:
- the LOC122008800 gene encoding zinc finger MYM-type protein 1-like is translated as MNAPGNNQMIAPKIQKQLVNACAVETTNAILADLGDRWFTLLLDEARDCSVKEQMAIVIRYVNKYGEEAIDSLFAKYGFSVARLRGQGYDGASNMSGEFNGLKSLIMKENPYGLYVHCFAHQLQLVVVVVAQANQYVCDFMWIVGSIVNISASSCKRVDKLRQFEHDRKVKLLERGEISSGRGLNQETSLARPGDTRWGSHHSTLCCIEQMWSSVIEVLQNLIDDGDRSSKGLSRTLVERMERNSFSRFDVQKLVRLTHFYEDDFSWNERMLVEQDFETYIDDVRSDERFEGISDLGALAKKMIETMKNRVFPLVYWMIELALLLPVATATVERVFSAMNIVKTDL